In the Podospora bellae-mahoneyi strain CBS 112042 chromosome 4, whole genome shotgun sequence genome, one interval contains:
- a CDS encoding hypothetical protein (EggNog:ENOG503P59E), with product MEQRQSQLAGKVTKTLPKSRHAQTSVSRQNGGLFRPEELGSESKDPYDLSEDSQDDHEELRLRRPAKKARLSYVDRPAHSSAQNYPKSASVAVDYPTPKLTSELANASSTVNLWSFSSTDDLDAANPGSLAATVSKLDQLIDETYLQQCHPATPGTTLQTDANGVLPSARHTMSLCSLPDSTRTWGHSENGNKQEDGPANHNGPPRHQETQELPYADCNMFDSRGVAVNLMSFSNMPKVESEDESYSVTSLDEEDLVKLADSIDRPSRQSPPTSMLRDMSSISSVGTYDPDLKRSFHGKPAEGPEEDEDLMDSDIDWSPIVDQLASQARPHSVDPPKSQPVPEILSTNSQKPELAPSHQLVVRPFNRPPFPSTLRDKSPVCGLSNNTVSRTCFRLGHLIAENVRNSSQNRDVVYELYARVNYSHRNRPSATQIPLFNVIKHDNSFRTQHFQFMDLWKDLKPHVWGVLENWRPDGVLDKLSSIFLSAGPPPSQFSQQNEVERERKLCRCICRISKAPKGASQAGGRNKINNPEIGGWSMKVLWIEEVGWDAIEKMKSIICQE from the exons ATGGAGCAACGGCAATCTCAGCTGGCTGGTAAGGTCACCAAAAC GCTACCGAAATCAAGACATGCCCAGACTTCAGTCTCGCGCCAGAACGGAGGCCTGTTTCGCCCAGAAGAGTTGGGTTCGGAATCGAAGGACCCCTACGACCTGTCCGAAGACTCTCAAGATGATCACGAAgagctccggctccggcggCCCGCGAAGAAAGCACGGCTAAGCTATGTTGATCGCCCTGCCCATTCGTCTGCACAAAATTACCCAAAGAGTGCCTCCGTCGCCGTCGATTATCCGACGCCTAAGCTAACGAGTGAGCTAGCTAATGCCTCATCCACCGTCAACTTGTGGTCCTTTTCGTCCACAGACGATTTGGATGCCGCAAACCCCGGGTCGTTGGCAGCGACGGTCTCCAAGCTGGACCAGCTCATTGATGAGACCTACCTTCAACAATGTCATCCCGCAACACCTGGGACAACTCTCCAAACAGACGCCAATGGTGTGCTTCCTAGTGCAAGGCACACTATGAGTTTGTGTTCTCTTCCAGACTCAACTCGAACATGGGGACATAGCGAGAATGGCAATAAACAGGAGGATGGTCCTGCCAACCACAATGGGCCCCCACGCCACCAGGAAACCCAGGAACTACCCTACGCAGATTGCAACATGTTTGACTCTCGAGGTGTCGCTGTCAATCTTATGTCTTTTTCCAACATGCCGAAAGTTGAGAGCGAAGACGAAAGCTACTCGGTAACGTCGCTCGATGAAGAGGATTTGGTGAAGTTGGCAGACTCGATCGACCGACCATCACGTCAATCACCGCCGACCAGCATGCTACGAGACATGAGCAGCATCTCGTCTGTGGGGACGTACGATCCGGACCTTAAAAGGTCTTTTCACGGCAAGCCTGCAGAGGGGccagaagaggatgaggacctCATGGACTCAGATATTGATTGGAGCCCGATCGTGGACCAACTAGCCTCACAAGCCAGGCCCCATTCCGTTGACCCGCCTAAATCTCAGCCAGTACCTGAAATTTTGTCAACTAATTCGCAGAAACCTGAGTTGGCTCCATCTCACCAGCTTGTGGTTCGGCCATTCAATCGACCGCCCTTCCCATCGACACTTCGGGACAAATCTCCCGTGTGCGGACTCTCAAATAACACCGTTTCACGCACTTGCTTCCGCCTCGGGCATCTCATCGCGGAGAACGTTCGGAATTCATCCCAAAACCGAGATGTCGTGTACGAGCTTTACGCGCGAGTGAACTACTCACACCGAAACCGACCCTCTGCCACTCAGATTCCACTCTTCAATGTCATCAAACATGACAACTCGTTTCGAACGCAGCACTTTCAGTTCATGGACCTGTGGAAAGATTTGAAGCCCCATGTCTGGGGTGTGTTGGAGAATTGGAGGCCCGACGGGGTTCTTGATAAACTGAGTAGCATCTTCCTTTCGGCTGGACCACCTCCGTCGCAATTCTCGCAACAAAATGAGGTCGAGCGTGAGAGAAAGCTGTGCCGGTGTATCTGCCGCATCTCTAAAGCGCCCAAGGGGGCGTCTCAGGCTGGTGGGCGGAACAAGATCAACAATCCTGAAATCGGAGGTTGGTCTATGAAGGTGTTGTGGATAGAAGAGGTTGGGTGGGATGCTATtgagaagatgaagagcaTTATTTGTCAGGAGTGA
- the FAA4_2 gene encoding long-chain fatty acid-CoA ligase (COG:I; EggNog:ENOG503NVN8), with amino-acid sequence MPTSYNTSSIPLRKVQHPPYTIPVPNHPQVPNETIPRRHPKARDGLLERPAPDVNTTFDLLKRSAKLYPDEPAIGSRKLIKVHKENKKIPKVIDGKEELVDKEWTFFELSDYGYLTYGEYFKQALEVGAGLVKLGLKEKERVHIFAATSPEWLTLSHACSSQSLTIVTAYDTLGPSGVEHSLLQSKASAIFIDPHLLKTAKKPLEAAGDQIKFLIYNNNSHQPVPDSEIDSFKSTHPNLKVLSFEELRQLGQDNPVEANPPKDPEEVYCIMYTSGSTGPPKGVPVSHGGFVAAVAGLFSVMEESVSQKEYVLAYLPLAHIFELVLENLAIFVGATLGYGSPRTLSDQSMRNCYGDMRAFRPTVMVGVPQIWETVRKGVEGKVNSGGAIMKNLFWGAYALKDLMVRTGLPGQGILDKLVFDQVRVMTGGRLRFIVNGASGIATGTQKFMSLVVAPMMNGYGLTETCGNGALGCPLQWTTEAIGPVPAAVEMKLVSLPELDYVVDHPTNPPQGEILLRGKPVLKEYFENPEETAKAVTEDGWFRTGDIGQFDPDGHVRVIDRLKNLVKLQGGEYIALEKLEAVYRGAAYVQNIMVHGDSGSPRPIAVVLANDKALAEKAKELGVGEADMHRDKKVRDAVLKSLQGVARKNGLSSMETVAGVVVVDDEWTPNNGLVTATQKVNRRAVRERYKKQIEEVVGNK; translated from the exons ATGCCCACCTCCTACAACACCTCCTCGATCCCCCTCAGGAAGGTCCAACACCCGCCTTACACAATACCGGTGCCAAACCACCCTCAAGTTCCCAACGAGACCATCCCCCGTCGTCATCCCAAAGCCCGCGATGGCCTCCTCGAGCGCCCCGCCCCGGATGTTAATACTACCTTCGACCTGTTGAAGCGCTCGGCAAAGCTCTACCCAGACGAACCGGCCATCGGTAGCAGAAAGCTCATCAAAGTCCACAAAGAGAACAAGAAAATCCCCAAAGTGATCGACGGAAaagaggagctggtggacaAGGAATGGACCTTTTTCGAGCTGAGCGACTATGGGTATTTGACCTACGGGGAGTACTTTAAGCAGGCTCTCGAGGTGGGAGCAGGGTTGGTGAAGCTGGGTTtaaaggagaaggagagggtgcATATTTTTGCTGCCACCAG TCCCGAATGGCTAACTCTTTCCCACGCCTGctcctcccaatccctcaccatcgtcaccgCGTACGACACCTTGGGCCCGTCGGGAGTAGAGCACTCACTGCTGCAGTCAAAAGCCTCTGCTATCTTCATCGaccctcaccttctcaaGACAGCGAAGAAACCGCTCGAAGCAGCTGGTGATCAGATTAAATTCTTGATCTACAACAATAACTCCCACCAACCAGTCCCCGACTCTGAGATTGACTCTTTCAAATCTACCCATCCAAATCTCAAGGTGTTGAGCTTTGAGGAACTGCGGCAGCTGGGGCAGGATAACCCCGTCGAGGCGAACCCGCCAAAGGATCCGGAAGAGGTCTACTGCATCATGTATACCTCTGGCAGCACCGGACCACCAAAAGGAGTACCGGTTAGTcatggggggtttgttgctgcggtggcggggttgtttTCTGTCATGGAGGAGAGTGTCTCACAAAAGGAGTATGTTCTTGCTTATCTCCCTCTGGCGCATATCTTTgagttggtgttggagaatCTTGCCATATTTGTTGGGGCTACTCTGGGGTACGGCAGCCCACGGACGCTGTCCGATCAAAGCATGAGGAACTGCTACGGAGACATGAGAGCTTTCCGACCGACGGTCATGGTTGGTGTCCCCCAAATCTGGGAGACCGTCCGGAAGGGAGTAGAAGGAAAGGTCAACAGTGGTGGGGCTATCATGAAGAACCTGTTTTGGGGGGCGTATGCGCTCAAGGACTTGATGGTCAGGACTGGGTTACCTGGTCAGGGCATTTTGGACAAGCTCGTCTTTGACCAAGTCCGGGTTATGACAGGAGGCAGACTGAGGTTCATCGTCAATGGAGCGAGTGGGATAGCCACCGGTACGCAAAAGTTTATGAGTTTGGTTGTGGCGCCGATGATGAATGGGTATGGGCTCACTGAGACGTGCGGGAATGGAGCACTTGGGTGCCCGTTGCAGTGGACGACGGAGGCGATCGGGCCTGTTCCTGCTGCGGTGGAGATGAAGCTTGTGAGCTTGCCCGAGCTGGATTATGTGGTTGATCACCCTACCAATCCGCCCCAGGGAGAGATCTTGCTTAGGGGGAAGCCGGTTCTCAAGGAGTATTTTGAGAACCCGGAGGAAACCGCCAAGGCTGTCACAGAGGATGGGTGGTTTAGGACGGGAGATATCGGGCAGTTTGACCCGGATGGACATGTGAGGGTGATTGACCGGTTGAAGAACCTGGTCAAGCTGCAGGGAGGGGAGTACATTGCGCTGGAGAAGCTTGAGGCGGTGTATAGGGGTGCCGCGTATGTGCAGAACATCATGGTGCATGGGGACAGCGGGAGCCCGAGGCCGATTGCGGTTGTGCTGGCGAATGACAAGGCGCTggcggagaaggcgaaggagttgggggttggtgaggcgGATATGCACCGCGACaag